Proteins co-encoded in one Xiphophorus hellerii strain 12219 chromosome 10, Xiphophorus_hellerii-4.1, whole genome shotgun sequence genomic window:
- the ush1gb gene encoding Usher syndrome type-1G protein homolog yields MNDRYHRAARDGYLDILKEATRKELNAPDEDGMTPTLWAAYHGNLEALRLIVGRGGDPDKCDIWGNTPLHLAAANGHLSSLSFLVAFGANLWCLDNDYHTPLDMAAAKGHMDCVRYLDSTASKQITLNPKLVSKLKDRAFRAAERRIKDCEKLQMRHRERMERKFMKESVALDNLDAISFSSYTSSSTLSPKFNTVTSNMPYSQATLHSTAKGKAKIQKKLEKKKQVDGTFKIYEDGRKSIRSLTGLQLGSDVMFLKQGTYANPKERARLNIRDMFPRENYDDVDTVSRAMSDPGLYEAAYSEISADSGRDSLFTRPGLGTMVFRRNYMTGGMFGIGGRDEGSVVGSEPVGRAPNVRLRGRLPQCSPSFDEDSIGSAFSLQERNLQELPWEEVDIGLDEDMEPENNSLETFLASQGLSEFLSILSREKIDLEALLLCSDQDLSSIHIPLGPRKKMLDACKRRLDVLEEPEAIEDSAL; encoded by the exons ATGAATGACCGGTACCACCGGGCGGCCCGGGACGGCTACCTGGACATCCTGAAGGAAGCCACTCGGAAGGAGCTGAACGCCCCGGACGAAGATGGGATGACGCCGACCTTATGGGCCGCTTACCACGGCAACCTGGAGGCTCTCCGGCTCATCGTTGGCAGAGG AGGTGATCCAGACAAATGTGACATCTGGGGGAACACGCCGCTCCACCTGGCAGCTGCCAACGGCCACCTGAGTTCGCTCTCCTTCCTGGTAGCTTTCGGTGCCAACCTTTGGTGTCTGGACAATGACTATCACACACCTCTGGACATGGCAGCTGCCAAGGGCCACATGGATTGTGTTCGATATCTGGACTCCACCGCCTCCAAGCAGATCACCCTCAACCCAAAGCTGGTCAGTAAGCTGAAGGACCGAGCATTTCGGGCTGCGGAGCGTCGCATCAAAGACTGTGAGAAGCTCCAAATGAGGCACCGGGAGCGCATGGAGAGGAAGTTCATGAAGGAGTCAGTGGCTCTGGATAACCTGGATGCTATTAGCTTCTCCAGCtacaccagcagcagcacgcTAAGCCCCAAGTTCAACACAGTCACCTCCAACATGCCATATTCACAG GCTACGCTGCATTCAACAGCCAAGGGCAAGGCCAAGATTCAGAAGAAACTGGAAAAGAAGAAGCAGGTTGATGGAACGTTCAAAATCTACGAAGATGGGAGAAAGAGTATCCGCTCGCTCACTGGCTTGCAGCTCGGTAGCGACGTCATGTTCCTCAAACAAGGCACCTATGCCAACCCCAAAGAGCGGGCCCGTCTCAACATCCGGGACATGTTCCCCCGGGAAAATTATGACGATGTTGACACAGTTTCTCGTGCCATGAGTGACCCAGGCCTCTATGAAGCTGCTTATTCAGAAATCAGTGCAGACTCTGGGCGGGACTCCCTTTTCACACGACCTGGGCTTGGCACCATGGTGTTTAGAAGGAACTATATGACAGGTGGCATGTTCGGGATTGGAGGACGAGATGAAGGAAGTGTTGTAGGAAGTGAACCTGTTGGTCGAGCACCTAATGTCCGTCTGCGTGGACGCCTGCCTCAGTGCTCTCCTAGCTTTGATGAAGACAGTATTGGCAGCGCGTTTAGCCTACAGGAGAGGAACCTGCAAGAATTACCTTGGGAAGAGGTTGACATCGGGTTGGATGAGGATATGGAGCCAGAGAATAACTCTCTGGAAACTTTTCTTGCCTCTCAGGGCCTGAGTGAATTCTTGTCGATCCTCAGTCGGGAGAAGATTGACTTGGAAGCACTGTTGCTATGTTCAGATCAGGACCTCAGTAGCATTCATATCCCATTAGGCCCTAGAAAAAAGATGCTAGATGCCTGCAAGAGGCGTCTCGATGTTCTCGAAGAACCAGAAGCTATTGAGGACTCTGCGCTTTGA